The Bdellovibrionota bacterium genome has a segment encoding these proteins:
- a CDS encoding GIY-YIG nuclease family protein, with translation MTKEHILQEIRRTAKANNSKPLGEQRFRAETGIKKSDWFGKHWARWNDALAEAGFGPNQLQTAYKDEYLFEKYIGLVRKLGRLPSGGDLRLETRMDSEFPSNTTFDKFGSKFDLAEKVLEHCRSRDDYDDIVTLCSEYISSTRTTPREGAASNGEEIGFVYLIKSGRFYKIGRSNAAGRREYELAIQLPEKASTVHTIRTDDPVGIEAYWHKRFEAKRKHGEWFELVAADIAAFKRRKFM, from the coding sequence ATGACAAAGGAGCACATCCTCCAGGAAATTCGGCGAACTGCTAAAGCTAACAACAGCAAACCTCTGGGCGAACAGAGGTTCCGTGCGGAGACCGGAATTAAAAAATCTGACTGGTTTGGTAAACACTGGGCACGTTGGAACGATGCCCTAGCCGAGGCAGGTTTCGGGCCAAATCAGCTACAGACCGCGTACAAGGATGAATACCTATTTGAGAAATATATTGGCTTGGTCCGTAAGCTCGGGCGTCTTCCCTCCGGGGGAGACTTACGTCTTGAGACGCGAATGGATTCAGAATTTCCCAGCAACACCACCTTCGACAAATTTGGATCGAAATTTGATCTGGCGGAGAAGGTTCTTGAGCACTGTAGGAGTCGTGATGATTATGACGACATAGTCACATTGTGCTCAGAATACATTTCGAGCACTCGCACAACGCCGCGCGAAGGCGCCGCGTCCAATGGCGAGGAAATCGGCTTTGTTTATCTCATCAAATCCGGGCGCTTTTATAAGATTGGAAGATCCAATGCCGCCGGTCGCAGAGAATATGAGCTTGCGATCCAGCTCCCTGAAAAGGCCAGCACCGTTCACACGATTCGGACGGATGATCCTGTTGGAATCGAAGCCTACTGGCACAAGCGCTTCGAAGCCAAACGAAAACATGGCGAATGGTTCGAGCTTGTGGCGGCCGACATAGCCGCCTTCAAACGCCGAAAATTCATGTAG